Proteins found in one Triticum urartu cultivar G1812 chromosome 4, Tu2.1, whole genome shotgun sequence genomic segment:
- the LOC125550751 gene encoding short-chain dehydrogenase TIC 32, chloroplastic-like: MGIWGWPWGRRGLSGFGSASTAEDIAAGIDASHLTAIVTGATNGIGKETARVLALRGANVIIPARTLESGLKVKESLAEEVPSSKLHVMEMDLSSLDSVRTFAGSFNSSHKHLNVLINNAGIMACPFQLSKDGIELQFATNHLGHFLLTNLLLDKMKSTAKETGVQGRIVNLASTAHRRSDGKGFDLNKLNNESKYNAFSAYSHSKLANILHANELSRRFQEEGCDLTANSLHPGIIGTNIVRYITTNSVLASIFSLVKPFVKDIPQGAATTCYVALHPDTKGVSGKYFAGCNEATPTSVARDAELAKRLWAFSEELVENRSK; this comes from the exons ATGGGGATCTGGGGCTGGCCGTGGGGGCGGCGTGGGCTCTCGGGCTTCGGATCCGCGTCCACCGCTGAGGACATCGCCGCCGGCATCGACGCCAGCCATCTCACAGCCATCGTCACAG GAGCAACAAATGGCATTGGCAAGGAGACGGCCAGAGTTCTTGCACTGAGGGGAGCAAACGTGATCATACCAGCAAGGACGCTCGAGAGTGGCCTGAAGGTGAAAGAGAGCCTCGCTGAAGAGGTCCCGAGCTCCAAGCTACATGTCATGGAGATGGATCTGAGCTCCCTCGACTCTGTGCGCACCTTCGCGGGCTCCTTCAACTCCTCCCATAAGCATCTGAACGTCCTCAT AAACAATGCAGGAATAATGGCCTGCCCTTTCCAGCTATCCAAAGATGGCATTGAGCTACAATTCGCAACGAATCATCTCG GCCATTTCTTGCTGACAAATCTTCTACTTGACAAGATGAAATCAACTGCCAAGGAGACCGGTGTGCAGGGTAGGATCGTAAACCTAGCTTCAACAGCTCATAGAAGGAGTGATGGCAAAGGCTTTGATCTGAACAAGCTGAACAACGAGTCCAA GTACAATGCATTTAGTGCATACTCACACTCCAAATTAGCAAATATTCTCCATGCAAATGAGCTATCCAGGCGTTTTCAG GAAGAAGGATGTGATCTGACTGCAAATTCGCTGCACCCTGGAATCATCGGAACCAACATCGTTCGCTACATCACGACAAACA GTGTGCTGGCCTCGATTTTCTCGCTGGTCAAGCCTTTTGTGAAGGATATACCCCAG GGAGCTGCAACTACCTGTTATGTGGCATTGCATCCTGATACCAAGGGTGTGTCCGGCAAATACTTCGCTGGTTGCAACGAGGCGACGCCGACCTCCGTTGCAAGAGATGCAGAGCTGGCCAAGAGGCTGTGGGCGTTTAGTGAAGAACTTGTAGAAAATAGATCAAAATGA